The following coding sequences lie in one Zingiber officinale cultivar Zhangliang chromosome 2B, Zo_v1.1, whole genome shotgun sequence genomic window:
- the LOC122049225 gene encoding trans-resveratrol di-O-methyltransferase-like gives MNKIGIRGDQEVTMAELMRGHGHLWNIIFSYVNSMALKCAAELGIADVIHRHGQPLPLSVLLTKLSIPPSRADSFRRLMRLLVHSGLFSSSTASDEEGEAYALTPNSASFLVTSKAENMSPFVLAMLDPVMVDPWHCLSRWFVAASEPPTAFDLFHGKSLFELAGNNSELNVNFNSGMAADASFVAKLILQQCGDDVFRGLRSLVDVGGGSGTLATAIAEAFPQTKCAVFDLPHVVASLQGNPTVTAIAGDMFEFVPLADAVILKWILHDWNDEDCVRILRNCKKAIPPKEEGGKVIIFEMVMKLENEEDGSIHDETTETQLLLDVHMMAPVPGKERSEAEWKSIFIAAGFSGYSFSPILGLRSLIQIFY, from the exons ATGAATAAAATTGGTATTCGTGGTGATCAAGAAGTGACCATGGCTGAGCTAATGCGAGGCCACGGCCATCTTTGGAACATCATCTTCAGCTACGTCAACTCCATGGCCCTCAAGTGTGCCGCCGAGCTCGGCATCGCCGACGTAATCCATCGACATGGCCAGCCTCTTCCTCTCTCCGTTCTGCTCACCAAGCTCTCTATTCCCCCTTCAAGAGCCGACTCATTCCGCCGCCTCATGCGCCTGCTCGTCCACTCAGGCCTCTTCTCAAGCTCGACCGCCAGCGACGAGGAAGGAGAGGCCTACGCCCTCACCCCCAATTCGGCCTCCTTTCTCGTGACCAGCAAAGCAGAGAACATGTCCCCGTTCGTGCTCGCAATGCTCGATCCGGTCATGGTCGACCCCTGGCACTGCCTGAGTAGGTGGTTCGTCGCTGCCAGTGAACCACCCACCGCCTTCGACCTCTTCCACGGGAAGTCCTTGTTCGAGTTGGCCGGGAACAACTCCGAGCTCAACGTTAATTTCAATAGCGGCATGGCCGCCGATGCCAGTTTCGTGGCGAAATTGATACTCCAACAGTGCGGCGACGACGTCTTCCGGGGCCTGCGCTCGCTGGTGGACGTCGGAGGAGGGAGCGGCACACTGGCCACCGCCATTGCTGAAGCCTTCCCGCAGACCAAGTGCGCCGTGTTCGATCTCCCGCACGTCGTGGCTTCGCTGCAGGGAAACCCAACGGTGACCGCAATCGCCGGCGACATGTTCGAGTTTGTCCCCCTTGCAGACGCAGTGATTCTCAAG TGGATATTGCATGACTGGAACGACGAAGACTGCGTGAGGATACTGCGAAATTGCAAGAAGGCGATTCCTCCAAAGGAGGAAGGAGGGAAGGTGATAATTTTTGAAATGGTGATGAAATTGGAGAATGAGGAGGATGGAAGTATTCATGATGAAACGACAGAGACGCAGCTTCTGTTGGATGTGCACATGATGGCGCCTGTGCCAGGGAAGGAGAGGAGCGAAGCAGAATGGAAGAGTATCTTTATAGCTGCTGGTTTCTCAGGCTACAGCTTCTCACCAATCTTGGGCTTGCGTTCTCTCATCCAAATCTTCTATTGA